GGGGAACTCCAGGATGTGTGTATCGGCACCAACATCGAAGACGACATCCGGTTTTATTACAACAGGCCGAAGGAAACCGACGACTTGCACGGGTTGGGGCCTTTGCTGCTGGCGGGTTCGGAAATCCTCCGGGCGGAGCGGGCCCCCAAACCCGCTGCCCGGACCGGTGCCCCTGCCCTGGGGTATGGAACCTCCGTGGCTGCCCAGTTGCCCGCGCCCTATACGACCGCCTCCGTCCACCACAACAGCAAGGTCGTCGGGTGGCCGGAGGGCATGATGCCCCGGGCGCCCGAAGGCTTTACCGTGACAAAATACGCCGATCATTTGCGGAACCCGCGCTGGTTTTATGTCCTCCCCAACGGAGACGTGCTGGTGTCCGAGTCCGCTACCAATAAAAAGCGAAGCGCGGATGATATCCTTCTTCTCCGTGATACCAACCACGATGGGATTCCTGACGTCAGGGAGGTCTTTATGAGCGGGCTTCACCAGCCCCTGGGGATGCTCCTCCTGAACGGGTGGTTTTATGTGGGCAACACCGACGGGGTGTACCGCTATCCTTATAAAGACGGACAGTTGCACATTGCGGGCGATGGTCAGAAGATACTGGACCTGCCCGCGGGCGGGTATAACAACCACTGGACCCGGAACCTGATCGCCAGCCCCGACGGGTCGAAGATTTATGTATCGGTGGGGTCGGGGAGCAACAATGCAGAACACGGGATGGAGCACGAGAACCGGCGCGCGGACATCCTCGTGATCAACCCGGACGGGAGCGGAGAACGTGTTTTTGCATCGGGTATCCGCAACCCCGTGGGGATGGATTGGGCGCCGGGCACCCAAACGCTGTGGACAGCCGTCAACGAGCGCGACAGCCTGGGGGACGACCTGGTGCCGGACTACTTCACCCACGTGGAGGACGGTGGATTTTACGGCTGGCCCTATGCGTATTTCGGCCCCCACGAAGACCCTCGCCTGGCCGGTCAACGACCGGACCTTGTGGCCAGGACCCTGGTGCCCGACGTGTCGCTGGGTGCGCACACGGCTTCCCTGGGACTTGCTTTTTATACCGCAAAGGCGTTCCCCTCCAAATACCGGGGCGGTGCCTTTATCGGGCAACACGGATCATGGAACCGGTCGGTGTTTTCCGGGTACCGCGTGGTGTTCGTGCCTTTTACCGGCGGCAAACCGGGGATCCCCGAGGACTTCCTGACCGGGTTTATCAAGGACGAGGCGACGAGTGAGGCCTATGGCCGTCCCGTGGGCGTGGCGGTACTTCCTGATGGGTCCCTGCTGGTGGCCGATGACGAGGGGAATACATTGTGGAGGGTGGTCTATGGGGGGTAGGTACCTGTTGGTGCTTTTGGGCTTGTGTTCGACAGGCTACGGACAGCGCTGGTCCATCCAGCCCGACGGGAGTATCCTGTGGGCGATAGGGGCCGGATTGCCCCACGCAGACCATATCGAGATGAGCGGTGAGCAGGTTTCGATGTGGGTGCAATACGAGGTCGACAGCGCCCGGACACCACACGTATCGGCGACGATGGTTTTCCCCGCCTTCCGGTTGCAACCCAACAAAACGTCTTCTGCCATGATGTATACCGTCCGGGACGAAGACCTGCCCCGTATCCTTGTGAACGGACAACCCTGGAAGGCTGGGGTGTATAACGGGTCCGTCACCCATGGTATCAAAGACGAGGCCGTGTCGGTCCGTCAAAAGGGGATCATGGACATCGACAGCCGCTGGGGCGCAGGGCTGTCGGTGCACCGCCTGTTGTTCCCGTCCGCGGTGAACGCGCTGGCGCTGGAAAAATTTGTTTTTACCAATGTCTCCAAGCAATCGTTGACTATAGAAATGGAGCACATGGACATGGAGGTGCGCCCGTCCCCCGAAAGGGCGATCGACGGGCCCCTCCGGTTCATGGTGTTGTCGCTGGGCGATGGGGTGCAGACGCTCCGGCCGGGGGATTCGGCGGTGTTTTGGTGTTGTTTCCGCGCGGTGCGCGGGGGTGGCGCTGCTCCGGGGGCCGCCGTGGTTTCCGGTGTTGCCGCGGAGGGCCCGCGCGCCACAGTGGACCCCGTCGCGGAGGAAGACGGCCGCCGTGCACGGGTCTCCGCACTCTCGAACTTGCTGCGCCTGGAGACGCCGGATACCCTGCTCAATACGGCGTTTGCCTTTGCCAAACTGCGGGCAACCGAAAGCATATTCAAAACGCGCGGAGGCTATGTCCACAGCCCCGGCGGCCTGCGCTATTACGCCGCGATCTGGGCCAACGACCAGGCGGAATATGTGGGGCCGTTCCTGGCATTTTTGGGCGACTCTTTGGGTGTCCGGGCGACCATGACCGCGTTTCGCTGGTTCGCCCGGTATATGAATCCGGACTACCAACCCATCCCCAGCTCCATCATCGCCGAAGGCGAGGGAACCTGGCATGGCGCGGGTGACCGGGGCGACATGGCCATGATCGCCTATGGGGTGGGACGGGTGGCGCTCACCTGCGGCGACCCTGATTCCGCGCGGGTGCTTTGGCCGTTGATCCGGTGGTGCCTGGAATACCTGAGACGGAAGGTCAATGCTTCTGGCGTCGTGCGTTCCCACAGCGATGAGCTCGAAGGACGGTTTCCATCGGGGGACGCCAACCTGAATACCAGTTGCCTGTATTACGATGCGCTGCGGTCGGCGGCGATGCTGGCCCGGGCATTCGGCGTACCGGATGTGTATTCCCACCGGGCGGATACGTTGTTACGGAACATTCACGCCTTTTTCGACGCCCGGGTACAAGGGTACGACACCTATCGCTACTATGACGGAGACACGCTCCTGCGGGCCTGGATCGCCACCCCCCTGGTGATGGGTATCCCGGGCAGGGTAGGGGGAACCATCGACGCGCTTTTTTCTCCGCAACTGTGGACGGCGGACGGGCTGGCTTCTCAGGCAGGTGACCGGACTTTTTGGGACAGGGCGACGTTGTATGCGCTTCGCGGGGTGCTGGCCGCGGGGGAAATGGGGCGCGGGATGGAATACCTGGAATATTATACGCAAAGACGGTTGCTGGGGGAACACGTGCCCTATCCCGTCGAAGCCTATCCCGAGGGGAATCAGCGGCACCTGTCCGCGGAAAGCGGGCTGTATTGCCGGATCTTTACGGAGGGGCTGTTTGGGATCCGGCCTACCGGCTGGCATCGTTTTCAATGTACGCCCCGGTTGCCCGCGGGCTGGGAGCGCATGGCGTTGAGGGAGGTGCACGCCTTTGGGCGGGTTTTTGATCTGGAAGTGGAGCGGGCGGGACCCGCCAAGCTCGCGGTCCGCCTGCGGATCGACGGAAAAACAAAAACTTATATACTCCGCGAAGGAGATACGATTAACTTAGACACATGAAAACCATTTCCATACGCCTGCTTTTGACCCTATGCCTGGCCGCCGGCGCCCTGGGCCTCCACGCCCAGGATACCACCGCTTCTTATTGGACGAGGCACAAGGCGGAGACGTGGGTGCATAAGGGAGAGTGGCGGAAAGGCCTCACCGGGGTGAACCCCCACGCCTCCGTCAACCCCGTGGATTTTGCCCTTCAGTATCACCGCAACCCTGTTCTTTGGGACAAGGTTTTTGCGTGGATCCGGACCAACGACCTCCAGGCCATCGCTCCCGGCAAATACCCGATCGACGGAGACAATGCCTGGGCCATCGTGACACAGGGGCCTACCAAGGCGATGGATACCGTCAAATGGGAATCCCACCGGCAATACATCGATGTACACTATGTCATCAGCGGCAAGGAGCGGATCGGGGTGGCTTCCCTGGACAACGCAACGGTGACCGAACCGTTTACGGATAAGAGCGATAATGCGCATTATACAGTAGAGGGAACTTTTTACACGGCAGAACCCGGCATCTTTTTCCTGTTTTTCCCCCATGATGTACATCGTCCCGGGATCATCGCGGACGGTAGCCCCACGGACAAGAAACTGGTGATCAAGATCCGGGTGAGCCCATGACTTGCATGCCTTGCTTATGAAGAGAACGTCTGAACACACCATTAAGGACATCGCCGAAGCGCTGGGGCTTTCCCCTTCCACGGTATCACGGGCGCTCCAGGACTATCCGCATACCAGCCAGGCCACTAAGGCGAGGGTTCGGGAGGTGGTGGAAAAAATGGGCTACCGCCACAACGCCGTTGCGGCTTCTTTGCGCAACAACAAGTCCAGGACCATCGGGTTGATCATCCCCCGGATCTCCATGTACTTCCATGCCGAGGTCGTGACCGTGATCCAAAACAAGCTTCACGAGAGCGGGTACCACCTGATGATCTGCCAGTCCAACGACCAACCGGACCTGGAAAAGGAGCTGGTCAACGCGTTGTACAGCGCGCGGGTGGACGGCCTGATCGTCGCCACCACATCTACGACGACGGACTTTACCTATTTCGATATTTTCCGGAAAAACCATATCCCCCTGGTGTTTTATGACCGTGTACCCAAGGACTATCCCTCGCACAAAATTTCAGGCGACGAATACCAGGGAGGCCTGGAGGCGACCCTTCACCTTCTGGAACATGGGTGCCGGCGGATCGCCCACATTGGGGGGCCGCTGACCAGCAACATCTACCGGGACCGGTATATGGGTTACCTGGCCGCCCACGAGCGGTACAAGGTGGCGCCCGACCCCGACCTGCTTTTTTTCCACGAGCTGACAAAGGATAACGCCCTGAAAACCGGGAAGGCGCTCCTGGCCAGGAAGCATCCACCCGACGCCATTTTTGCCTGTAATGATACCACGGCCATCGCCTTGTTGGGCTATGCCCGGGAGATCGGCCTGGATGTGCCGGGGGACCTCAAGCTGGTGGGTTATTCCAACGACCCCCGTACCGAGATCATCACACCCTCTATCACGACCGTGGAACAGTTTCCGCGTCAGATCGGGGAGAAAGCAGCGCAACTGATATTGGATCTGATCGGCGATAAACAGAAGCCTGTAAAGGGTTACATCAATTTGAGCCACCCGATAGAACTAATTAGGAGAAACAGTTCGTAAAAATTTATTAACTTGTTCTGCAAACGATTGCAGGTTTTCTTAAAACTTGTCTATATGAGACCCCGTTATATCAAAATGTCTAACGACGCCGCTCACTCTTTCAGCGTCCGGCAAGACAGGGAGCCTTATATCAACAACTACTGGCATTACCACCCCGAGATCGAGCTCATCCACTTTCAAGATGGGCACGGGATGCAATTCATCGGGGACAGCGTGCGCCCCTTTAGCCCCGGGGATGTCATCCTGGTGGGGTCACAGCTCCCGCATTACTGGCGCTTCGACGAGCGGTATTTTGACAAAGATGCCCATGCAGACGTCCGGGTAGCGCACTTCTGCGACAACTTTTGGGGCGCCCATTTTTTGGACCTGCCGGAAAACCGTCCGCTGAAACATATTCTCGAACAGGCCAAAAGAGGCTTGCAGGTATTGGGCCCCGAGCGCGACGCGGTGGCCTATCTTTTGCAAAAGATGGTGTATGGCGACGGCGCCAAAAGGATCATCTACCTGATAGAGGCCCTGACCCTGATCGCCGACAGCCACCAGACCCAGGTGCTCTCGTCCGTCGGTTTCCGGCAAGACATCTATTCCACGGAAGACGAACGCCTCAAGGCTATTTACGCGTATACGATGGAGCACTTCAAACGCAAGATCCCTTTGGAAGAAATTGCCGAGGTGGCCTGCATCAGTCCGCATTCCTTCTGCCGGTATTTCAAATCCAGCACGCGTAAAACCTATTCCCAGTTCCTTATGGAAGTAAAGGTCGGGCATGCCTGCCGGCTGCTGATTGAAAACCGGCAAAGCATCAAACAGCTTTGTTTCGAAAGCGGGTTTAATAATTTCACGAGCTTCCACAAATATTTCAAACGCATCACAGGCAAGAGTCCGCTCCACTACCAGCGGGAGTATGTGGCTAAACAGCCGGAGTATGCGTAGACGCACAGCGGCGATGTTTTTTTGCGCGGTGGCGCTGGTGGGCGCGGCGGCCGCCGCTTCTGCCCGGCCGGCCGAACGGCCCGCACCCGCTCAGCCCGGCGAACGGCCCGCGGCCGCGCAACCCGCCCCGGGCTTCGCACCCATCCGCATCGAAACCACGCACGTCGCGCTGGTATTTACCGTTGGCGCCGACGGCAGCCTGTATCAAAGCTGGCTGGGTCCGCGCCTGGCGGACACGGCCGAATATGCCGCCGGCCCGGCGCCCCGGCACGAAGCCTTTATCGGTGCGGGTTTGAGCGACCTTGCGGAACCCGCCATAACGGTGACGCATGCCGACGGGAATCCTTCCCTGGACCTCCGCTATGTGCGCCATGAGGTGACCGGCAACGAAACGGTGATCTATCTGAAAGACTCCGTGTATCCTTTTACCGTGGCGCTGCACTTCAAAACTTTCGCCGATCAGGACGTCACCGAAACCTGGACGGAGATCCGGCATTCGGAGAAAAAGGTGGTCACCATAGAGGAGGTGGCATCGTCAGTGCTACACTTCGACGGACCCGGATACCACCTCACGGAATTCCACGGCGGCTATGCCTCGGAAATGCAGATGGAGGAAAGCCCGCTGGAGAATGGTGTCCGCATCCTCGACAGCAAGCTGGGCACCCGGCCGGATATGTACCAGGCGCCGTTTTTTATGCTTTCCCTGGATGGCCCGGCCCGTGAAGAGAATGGACCGGTCCTGGCCGGAACCCTGGCCTGGACGGGTAATTTCCGGTTCCTTTTCGACGTGGACGAGCGGCATAGTTTGCGGGTCGTGTCGGGGATCAATCCATACCGGTCGCCGGTGACGCTCGAACCGGGTCGCGCGTTTACCACCCCGCCTTTTATTTTTACTTACACGACGAACGGTAAAGGACAGGCGAGCCGGAACCTGCATCATTGGGCGGCGCGCTATGGCATCATGGATGGGGACCAGCCGAGGCTGACCCCGCTTAACAACTGGGAAGCCACGCATACCGGCTTTGATGAGCAAAAGCTGGTCGGGCTTTTTGACGGGGCCGTACGGCTTGGGCTGGACCTGTTCCTGCTGGACGACGGCTGGTTTGGGGATAAGTATCCCCGTGACAACGACAAGGCGGGGCTGGGAGACTGGATGGAAAACCCACGGAAGCTGCCCGACGGGTTGGGGTACCTGGTGCGCGAGGCGGATAAAAAAGGCCTGCGTTTTGGCATCTGGCTGGAACCGGAAATGGTCAACCCGGCCAGCGAACTGTATCACGCGCACCCCGACTGGATCCTGCGGCTCCCCAACAGGCCGGAGCAATACCAGCGCAACCAACTGGTGCTGGACCTTTGTAATCCTGCCGTCCAGGAATACGTTTACCACGTCGTACACGACCTCCTCCAAAGGGATACGGGGATAGCTTATATCAAATGGGATTGCAACCGGCCGATGACCGACGCGTGGTCGCCCTTCTTAGGGGAGCACCAGGGGAGCTTGTATATCGACTATACCCATGGTTTTTACAACGTCCTGGCGCGGCTGCGTAAAGAATACCCGCACCTGCCCATGATGTTGTGTGCGGGGGGAGGCGGGAGGACCGACTACGGGGCGCTCCGGTATTTTACCGAATTTTGGCCCAGCGACAATACCGACGCCCTGGAGCGGGTGTTTATACAGTGGGGGTATTCCTGCTTTTTCCCTGCATTTTCGATCTGCGCCCATGTCACGTCCATGGGTCGGGAGTCCCTGAAGTTCCGGACAGATGTGGCGATGATGGACAAGCTGGGATACGATATTCAGGTGGACCGTTTGACGCCGGAGGAGTTGACGTTTAGCGCGAACGCGGTGCGAACATACCGGCGGTTAAGCCCGTTGATCGGGTGGGGGGATCTGTACCGGCTGGTGTCTCCCTATGAAGAACACCGGGCGGCACTGATGTACGTGGACAGCACGCGCACCCATGCGGTGGTCTTTGCGTACACGCTTCAAACGCGTCACCAGGAGTTTTTTTACAGGGTACCGCTTCGCGGCCTGGACCCTTCGGGGCGGTATCGCGTTAAGGAGATCAATCTTGCCCCCGGTACCCATTCGGTGAATCCGGACGACGACAAGGTATTCAGCGGCGACTTTTTGATGAAGGCCGGTCTGCAGTTGACGCCGGGCCGCATCAACCCGGCGACGAGCTGGGTATATGACATCACAACGGAAAATGACTAACACGATGCATAAATTATTCTCCACCCTCGCGGCCGGCGCCCTTCTCGTGGCGGGATCGGCGGTGCAGGCCCAGATCGTGACCCTGGACTATTATTTCAACAATGAATGGCACCGGGACAAGAATGGGGATTCCGTCCGGTACCACTATACCTGGGAAGACAAGGCCAACAGCGGTTTTTCGAAGATCGGGGACGTTTTCACGGCCCACGGGTTCACCCTGTCGAGCCTACCGGTGGCGCCTACCGTGGAAAACCTCCGGCGTACCTCGGTCTACATCATCGTGGACCCGGATACAAAGTCCGAAAGTCCTGATCCCCACTTTATCTCCCCGGAGGACGTAGATGTGCTCAAAAATTGGGTCCGATCAGGCGGCGTCCTGATCCTCATGGGCAACGACAAGGGGAATGCGGAGTTTGAACACTTCAACACCCTGGCCACCGTTTTTGGCATACGCTTCAACGAAGACTGTGTCAACCATGTCATCGGTAAAAACCACGACCCGGGGAAGATCCCCATGCCCGGCGGTGATTCGATTTTCAAGACCCCGCTGCTGTTGTACATGAAAGACGTCAGCAGCCTCCATGTAGATCCTCCCGCGACCGCGGCCATCTTGCACGGAGACACCGTGCTGGCGGCCACCGCCCGCTACGGGAGGGGCACCGTCTTTGCGGTGGGGGACCCCTGGATCTACAACGAATACATTGACAACCACAACCTGTCCCCGGAATTCCAGAACACCCAGGGGGCCGAGGCCTGGGTAAGCTGGATCCGCACCCGTGTCCCGGGGGTGGATGACCCGGCGGACAAGGCGCGTCCGGGGACCCACCACCTGCAAAAGCTTTGGGAGACCGACACCGTGGTACAGACGCCCGAGTCGGTTTTGCCCGATCTGAAAAACCATATACTCTACGTCTCCGAAATAGGCTATGGTAGTCCTGACGACTTTGATGGCAATGGTGGCGTGGCCAAGATCGGGACAGACGGGAAGGTCATCGACCTGCACTGGGTCACCGGTCTGAATTCCCCCAAAGGGCTTGGCCGCTATGGGAACACCCTCTATGCCGCCGACCTCACCGACGTGGCGGTGATCGACATCCCCACGGGTCGGGTCATCAAGACGATCCCCGTCGAAGGGGCCAAAATGCTCAACGACATCACCGTGGACGACAAGGGCGTTGTCTATGTATCCGATACCCGGACCGCCAAGATCCACCGCATCGATCCGGACGGCACCGTCACGACCTGGCTCACAGACATGAAGGGCGCCAACGGGCTAAAGGCCATCGGCCAGGACCTCTATATCCTGTCCGGTCCCGATTTCCTAAAGGCCGGCCCGGACAAACACCTTACCCGCCTGGCGCTTTTGGACCACGGGGGGGACGGCCTGGAACCCCTGTCGGGGGGCGACTGGCTGGCCACGGCCTGGAACGGGTATGTGTACTATGTTTATGCCGACGGGCACGTGGAGCTGTTGCTGGATACCCACCTGATCAAAAAGAATACGGCGGATATCGGGTATGATCCGGCGCAACGGATCGTCTTTGTGCCTTCGTTTTTTGGGAAGACGATAGCGGCGTATCGGTTGGACTAGAGAAGCCCCAGGATAAAAAACACCAGCCCCAGCGCTGACACGCCCATGCTGATCCACCAAAGCGGCTTTCGCCGGGTTAGGATCGCAATGGCGGAGATGGCGATGGCGATCTGGAACATGGTGACCGCACGGGCGAGGACGCTGTGTCTTTCGAGGTGTTCGTGGGAGGCGTCTTCCGCTTCTTTTGCCTGTTTCTGGCTCTCGCCCTGGTCGTGTTTGTAGTGGGCGATGGCGCTGTCGGTGGCGGGACCTGCGGGGGCCAGGGAACGGATCTCGGCCTTGATGCCTTTGGCCTGGTAGTAGGCCCACTGGTCGGAGGCCTTGATCTGCTCGATCAGAGCCTCGTCGGAATGGTGACCCGCCAGGAGGCTGGCCAGGGCGGCGAGCACGGCCATGAGGGCGGTCGAGATGGCAATGTACATGGAGCTTTTCTTCTCCTGTTTTTCCAGCGCCTCTTCAACGCCTTCTTCGATGGCTTCGTGCAGGTGTTCGGTGGGGACTTCCATTTCTTCCATGGGGGCAAGATAGGTTTTTTCTTGCGGCCGCGAGCCGCGGCGGCCGCTGCAAGGGTCGCTACTCGACCCCCGACACGGTCATCGGCAGGACATATATCCCCTTTGAAGCGGTGATAAAGAGGGTCCTTTTGTCCGCGCCCCCGAAACAAAGATTGGCGGTCCACCCCTCGGGGATGGGAATGTGCGCGATGCGTTTGCCCTCGGGGGAAAAGACGGTCACCCCGCGCCCGGTCAGGTAGAGGTCGCCCCGCTCGTCGAGGGTGATCCCGTCGGAGCCCATGGAGACGAAAAGGCGCCTGTCGGTCAGATGACCGTCCGGCTGGATGGTGAAAATGTATGTTTTTCCATCCTGGATGTCTGCGATATAC
This region of Dinghuibacter silviterrae genomic DNA includes:
- a CDS encoding glycoside hydrolase family 88 protein, with product MMLLTSVMLSAALAQTPAPPRTPAPLDSTEAAIRKVADHIVAGTSFQYVNTKTGVKVGSTAGLAPSPDVKAESRYNKWVYPDGVLAVGMVEAASILKDATYSDYARKNYRFIFDNIDYFRKGYEAGEKKVEFGPFFRMSALDDCGSMAAGLLDVYAFDQRVDYMAYLKRAADYIMNRQLKLPDSTLCRDHPRALTIWADDLYMSVPFLARMGKLTGDPRYVDFAIHQVEQFNHYLFDPATGLYFHCYYSDMGVNGVVHWGRANGWLAMAQAMLIDHLPKNHPKKAELIGFLLRQVIGFSRYQDNATGLWHQVLDKPDAYLETSVSAMFAYTVAKAVNEGWIHPRYLSIARDAWGGLLSRITPGGELQDVCIGTNIEDDIRFYYNRPKETDDLHGLGPLLLAGSEILRAERAPKPAARTGAPALGYGTSVAAQLPAPYTTASVHHNSKVVGWPEGMMPRAPEGFTVTKYADHLRNPRWFYVLPNGDVLVSESATNKKRSADDILLLRDTNHDGIPDVREVFMSGLHQPLGMLLLNGWFYVGNTDGVYRYPYKDGQLHIAGDGQKILDLPAGGYNNHWTRNLIASPDGSKIYVSVGSGSNNAEHGMEHENRRADILVINPDGSGERVFASGIRNPVGMDWAPGTQTLWTAVNERDSLGDDLVPDYFTHVEDGGFYGWPYAYFGPHEDPRLAGQRPDLVARTLVPDVSLGAHTASLGLAFYTAKAFPSKYRGGAFIGQHGSWNRSVFSGYRVVFVPFTGGKPGIPEDFLTGFIKDEATSEAYGRPVGVAVLPDGSLLVADDEGNTLWRVVYGG
- a CDS encoding glucosidase family protein — translated: MGGRYLLVLLGLCSTGYGQRWSIQPDGSILWAIGAGLPHADHIEMSGEQVSMWVQYEVDSARTPHVSATMVFPAFRLQPNKTSSAMMYTVRDEDLPRILVNGQPWKAGVYNGSVTHGIKDEAVSVRQKGIMDIDSRWGAGLSVHRLLFPSAVNALALEKFVFTNVSKQSLTIEMEHMDMEVRPSPERAIDGPLRFMVLSLGDGVQTLRPGDSAVFWCCFRAVRGGGAAPGAAVVSGVAAEGPRATVDPVAEEDGRRARVSALSNLLRLETPDTLLNTAFAFAKLRATESIFKTRGGYVHSPGGLRYYAAIWANDQAEYVGPFLAFLGDSLGVRATMTAFRWFARYMNPDYQPIPSSIIAEGEGTWHGAGDRGDMAMIAYGVGRVALTCGDPDSARVLWPLIRWCLEYLRRKVNASGVVRSHSDELEGRFPSGDANLNTSCLYYDALRSAAMLARAFGVPDVYSHRADTLLRNIHAFFDARVQGYDTYRYYDGDTLLRAWIATPLVMGIPGRVGGTIDALFSPQLWTADGLASQAGDRTFWDRATLYALRGVLAAGEMGRGMEYLEYYTQRRLLGEHVPYPVEAYPEGNQRHLSAESGLYCRIFTEGLFGIRPTGWHRFQCTPRLPAGWERMALREVHAFGRVFDLEVERAGPAKLAVRLRIDGKTKTYILREGDTINLDT
- a CDS encoding YhcH/YjgK/YiaL family protein, which produces MKTISIRLLLTLCLAAGALGLHAQDTTASYWTRHKAETWVHKGEWRKGLTGVNPHASVNPVDFALQYHRNPVLWDKVFAWIRTNDLQAIAPGKYPIDGDNAWAIVTQGPTKAMDTVKWESHRQYIDVHYVISGKERIGVASLDNATVTEPFTDKSDNAHYTVEGTFYTAEPGIFFLFFPHDVHRPGIIADGSPTDKKLVIKIRVSP
- a CDS encoding LacI family DNA-binding transcriptional regulator; the protein is MKRTSEHTIKDIAEALGLSPSTVSRALQDYPHTSQATKARVREVVEKMGYRHNAVAASLRNNKSRTIGLIIPRISMYFHAEVVTVIQNKLHESGYHLMICQSNDQPDLEKELVNALYSARVDGLIVATTSTTTDFTYFDIFRKNHIPLVFYDRVPKDYPSHKISGDEYQGGLEATLHLLEHGCRRIAHIGGPLTSNIYRDRYMGYLAAHERYKVAPDPDLLFFHELTKDNALKTGKALLARKHPPDAIFACNDTTAIALLGYAREIGLDVPGDLKLVGYSNDPRTEIITPSITTVEQFPRQIGEKAAQLILDLIGDKQKPVKGYINLSHPIELIRRNSS
- a CDS encoding AraC family transcriptional regulator translates to MRPRYIKMSNDAAHSFSVRQDREPYINNYWHYHPEIELIHFQDGHGMQFIGDSVRPFSPGDVILVGSQLPHYWRFDERYFDKDAHADVRVAHFCDNFWGAHFLDLPENRPLKHILEQAKRGLQVLGPERDAVAYLLQKMVYGDGAKRIIYLIEALTLIADSHQTQVLSSVGFRQDIYSTEDERLKAIYAYTMEHFKRKIPLEEIAEVACISPHSFCRYFKSSTRKTYSQFLMEVKVGHACRLLIENRQSIKQLCFESGFNNFTSFHKYFKRITGKSPLHYQREYVAKQPEYA
- a CDS encoding alpha-galactosidase; translation: MRRRTAAMFFCAVALVGAAAAASARPAERPAPAQPGERPAAAQPAPGFAPIRIETTHVALVFTVGADGSLYQSWLGPRLADTAEYAAGPAPRHEAFIGAGLSDLAEPAITVTHADGNPSLDLRYVRHEVTGNETVIYLKDSVYPFTVALHFKTFADQDVTETWTEIRHSEKKVVTIEEVASSVLHFDGPGYHLTEFHGGYASEMQMEESPLENGVRILDSKLGTRPDMYQAPFFMLSLDGPAREENGPVLAGTLAWTGNFRFLFDVDERHSLRVVSGINPYRSPVTLEPGRAFTTPPFIFTYTTNGKGQASRNLHHWAARYGIMDGDQPRLTPLNNWEATHTGFDEQKLVGLFDGAVRLGLDLFLLDDGWFGDKYPRDNDKAGLGDWMENPRKLPDGLGYLVREADKKGLRFGIWLEPEMVNPASELYHAHPDWILRLPNRPEQYQRNQLVLDLCNPAVQEYVYHVVHDLLQRDTGIAYIKWDCNRPMTDAWSPFLGEHQGSLYIDYTHGFYNVLARLRKEYPHLPMMLCAGGGGRTDYGALRYFTEFWPSDNTDALERVFIQWGYSCFFPAFSICAHVTSMGRESLKFRTDVAMMDKLGYDIQVDRLTPEELTFSANAVRTYRRLSPLIGWGDLYRLVSPYEEHRAALMYVDSTRTHAVVFAYTLQTRHQEFFYRVPLRGLDPSGRYRVKEINLAPGTHSVNPDDDKVFSGDFLMKAGLQLTPGRINPATSWVYDITTEND
- a CDS encoding DUF4337 family protein; the encoded protein is MEEMEVPTEHLHEAIEEGVEEALEKQEKKSSMYIAISTALMAVLAALASLLAGHHSDEALIEQIKASDQWAYYQAKGIKAEIRSLAPAGPATDSAIAHYKHDQGESQKQAKEAEDASHEHLERHSVLARAVTMFQIAIAISAIAILTRRKPLWWISMGVSALGLVFFILGLL